The DNA region GGACGACGCGCTGATCATGGTCGATCGGGAAGGCCACGCCTTCGCTTCCATGGGCCTGTTCGCCACGACGAAGGACATGGTTCGCTTCGGGGAGCTGTTCCGCAACGGCGGCCGGAACCTCGACGGCGAGCAGGTCGTGCCAGAGGCTTGGGTCGAGGCCTCTCACGATTACTCTGAGGAGACCGGAGGTCCGCGCGGCTACATGTGGCCGGAGTGGTCCGACGGCTACACCGCGTCGGGTTACGGACACCAGCGAGTGAGCGTCGCTCCCGCGCTGAACATGACCGGCGTGCGCTTCGGTAACGATCCGGTGGACAGCATCGCTCCGAAGGAGTGGGAAGCGGTCTACCTCGCGGTGGCCGCCGCACTCGCCGGCGGGTAACGCGCGAACGCTTCGAGATCTGTCGTCCTAACGGGACAGCTTTTGAACCCGCCGGAATCTCTAGTACGGCTCGCCTCCCATTCAAGACTCGCCTACGACCAGATCCACGAGCGTCGCCACGAATGCTTCCGCGGTCAGCCCGCCGGGTGAGCGGCCGAAGAACGTCTGCGAAAGATGATAGCCGGTGAGCGCGTACAGCACGACCGCAGCGAGCGCGTCGGCATCGCGTGAGGGGATGGCGCCGGCTTCCATCCAGCTCGCCAGGCGCCTGGACCGAAGCTGGAGGTTGCGGGCGACGAGGAGCTTGCCGAGGTTCTCGCGCGAGGCGCCGAGGTGCTCGCGTTCGCGCCCGAGAAGAATCATCAGAGGCTGGATCCGTCGGAGGTTGTCGAGGCGCTGCCGGAGATCCCGCGCGAAGGCAGCGCGAACGTCGCCTCCCGTTTCGTGGAGTTCCGGTCCGAGGTCGCGTTCGGCATCGATTCGCTCGACCTCCCGGTCGACGACCGCTCTTAGGACGTCCTGCTTGGAGCGGAAATGGCGATAGAAGCTCCCGCTGCCCGGCGATAACTCGGCCGCAGCCTCGATCTGGGTGACCGTCGTGCCGACGAACCCCTGGCGGAGGAACAGCTCCCACGCGGCATCGAGGATCCGAACCCGAGTCGGCACCGACATCGAGCCGAACTGTACGGCCTCCCTTCGCTTGAGCGTTGCAAGAACCTTCTTGCATAACCTAAAATGCGCGCATGGCCTGGGTCCGGATATCTCTCGCCGATGCTCTCACGGCTGCCCTCGCCCTTGCACTCGTGCTGGCGGTGCCTCAACCGAGCGTCGCATTCGAGATTCCCGTGGTGAGCCTCGATCCCAATAAGGGAACCCGAGACGGCTCGCCGGTCGATAATCTCCCCGACAACATCCGCCTGCTCGACATCCAGCTACCCAATGGCGGCGCACCGCAGCGAGCGGACTGGTCCCCCGACGGTGAGCGCCTGTTGGTCCTCGACGCGCCGATCGGAGACTTGTGGGAATACACCCTGGCCACAGGAGCCACCACCAACTTGACCGAGCAATACGTCCCCGCCGGCGTTCTTCGCGCCCACCACCTGAGCAACGGCGACGTCGTCATGTGCGCACTGACCCAGCGCAGCGCCGAGGACCCCGAGGGCGACCGGTTCCGGGGCCGGCTGTGGATCCTCCAGCAGCCCCTCGGCACTCGGGCCCCGGTACCCCTGGGTGAGACCTGCTGGGAGGGGATCGCCTTGTCCAAGCACCCGGATTCCACTCGCATCGCGTGGAATCAGTCGACCATCGACTTCACGAAGGTGCCCGACGTGTTCGTCGAGGCCCTCATGGGGGAGTCGAAGATCCTGACAGGGCGAATCGTCTACGGTAGCGACGGTACACCCACGATGGCCGATCGGTCCGTTGTCCTCGACAAGCACGACGTCTCGCTCGACACCCCCGCCGTCGAAGCGCAGGACTTCAGGTCGCTCGACGACGGCGACGCCGATCCCGATGACGAGCTCATCTTCACCGCGTACTTCCACAATGGCGGCCAACCGATGGGCGTCAACCTAGACACCGGTGCGGTCACCGACTACGCGCCAACCTCCCTGTTCTACGAGGAGGCCGAGGGCATCGATCCCGCGGGTGGCTACGTGCTGGTCGAGCGGGACCTCACGATCACGCTGTTTCCCGGACAGCTCGACATCTGGCGGCTTTCCCTGGATGGCTCAGGGGCTCTCGAGCGACTCACCACGTTCGACTACTACAAGGGTTACGGCGCCAACAACCCGGTCGTATCGCCCGACGGCACGCACATGGCCTTCGGACTCAAGATCGAGGGCGAGGAGGGCGAGGGCGACGGCATCCTGCTCATGGACTTCACGGCGTGAGGCCGGAGGCGAGAGCGAGCCGCGTCTGGAGACTCGTCGGAGTGTTCATCGTAATGACGAAGCCGTTCGCGTCCGCACTCGCTGCTCCGCTCCACCCCGAAGCCGCAGCCGCGTTCGATGAGATCGATTTCCTGCACGCGCCGTTCGAGATGCGACGGGTACTCGACTGGGGCGACCGACCCAACTGGTCACCCGACGGGAGACGTCTAGCCTTCACCGAGTTCGACACGAAGGATGGTCCCGCATACCAGCTCGACCTAGCTAGCGGTGAGGTGCGATGTCTGACCTGCCGCTGGGGCCCGAAGGGGCTCGTTACACGCATATACCACCTTCCAGATTCGAGCTTCCTGATCGAAGCCGGCCGGGACCTGGGGAACAGCAGCTCGGAGGAAGGCGGCGGCAGCCGCACCGGCCTTCTGACGACGGAGCTCTACTGGATGCCCCCGTCGGCTGCGACGCCGCCTCAGCCCTTGAACGTGGACGCGTCCGGGGAGGTGGCGATCTCACCGAGGACCACGCCCGGCGGAGGCTTCCGGATCGCGTGGTCATTGGTCTTCACCCTCGGTCAGATGATGACCGGCGAGCTGGTGCACGACGGATCGCGCGCCGCCGTCACCAGCCGGCGAACGATCCGTCCGAAGCCGGCGCCGGCGCCGCTCGGCGGCTACGGCGAGCCGTACGATTTCGCCCGCGACGACGAGGCGCTGACGTTCTGGGGGTTCGAGCCGACCCTCGATGGCGAGATGTTCGAGATCGACGTGAGCACGGGGGCGGTGCGGCACCTCTACCAGCATCCGTCGCACAACGAGACGCATCTGCTTCCGAACGAACGCTTCGGTCTCGAGGAGTCGAACCGCGCCTCGGATCCGGACGGGCTCCTACGCGGCATCAGCGGCTTTATCGCCGGAGTCCCCGGTGTCGGAGGGCCCTTCGATCTCTTCGTGATCGCGCTCGACGGTTCCAACCACGTTCGCAGGCTGACACACGTGAGCGACATCGGGGGCCAGGCCAACCAATCCGTGCCGGCGCCGGACGGCCGTCGTGTCGCCTTCGTGCTCGACGCGCCGTCGAGCGGACCGCATGCGGGTATGGGGGGACTCTACGTAGGCGAATTCAAGACGTGATCGGCGGTGCAGTCGGGAAGGGGGGATTTGGACCCCCGGCCTCCACGTCCCGGACGTCCCACCAAACCATCCCGGTTCCCCCGAACCGCCCGATCGCCTGGACAGCTCTTCAATTTCTGCGCTCCCAGGTCCAAGATGGACCCGTCGTCCGGCAGCCGATCGGTGGGAACGATGGAGGAGCGCGGTGGCGGCCGCGGATCTCGGGGGCGCCGTATCGTCTTGGTGTCGACCATCGTCGCCCTCGTCGCGGCCGCCGGCGTCAGCGTTGTCCTGATCCGGCGCGAACCGGCGCGGCGCGCCAAACCGGTGTCGCTCCGGGTAGACCCGGCGCTTTCGCCGGTCACTCGGATGGTTGAAGGGCTGGACGACGCCGATCCGGCCCGTCCCGTCGGCCGTATCGCGACCGCCGATGGGATCGCCGGCGACCTCGTGCGCGGCGAGCTGATCGTGGGCGTCCGCGACCCCGCCCAGCTCGCCGGCTTGTTGCGGAGATGGAACGGCCGGGTCGTCGATCGGGTGGACGACGCCGCGCCCGGCGATCCGGTGGATCACCTGGTACGCGTTCAGCCGCCGGCCGCCGATCTCGCCCGCGCCGTACGAAACCTGACAAAGGTCGACCCCGAACTCAGTGGTGTGCTCCGCGCGAGCGACGCAGAGACGTTGGGGTTGATCGCGGTCGCGGCGAGCGAGTCGGTCGAGCACGGCATCGAGGTGTCTCTCAACGAGTTGAGTGACGCGGAGGCGATCTCCAACGGGACGAGCAACGAAGCCGCCAACCTCCCCGGCAATGCGTTCGACTGGTTCCACTTCTCCTCCGGCGGCGTGCACGATGTCGGCGTCGGCGCCGCGTGGCAGCTCCTCGAGGGGTACGGCAAGCTCGGCAACAAGGTGCGAGTGATGATCGCCGACGGGGGATTCAATCCGAACGCCGACTTCCCGCTCACGAGGAAGCTCCGCAAGGCGGACTGGGGCGACTCCAACCCGATGTCGTGCACGGGCGGCAACCCCTGTCCGTGGCACGGCACCCAGGTGACGCTCGTCGCGATGGCGCGCCACGACAACGGCTACGGGATCGCCGGCCCGGCCGGCCCGGTCGCAGAGCTCGTCGCCTACGAGAACTACCTGGAGCGCTGGACGAACCTGCGCCGAATGAAGGAGGTGGTGCGGGAGGAGCGTCCCGACGTCGTCAACATGAGCTTCACCTACCGGATATCGCTGTTCAAGGCGGCGTCGGAGGCGGCCGCCGACCGGCATTTCAAGGCGATGATCAATGCCGGTGCCGTCCTCGTGGCCGCCGCCGGCAACGACGGACGCAACGTCGATCAGGAGACATGCGGATTCGGAGAGTGCGGAGAGAACACCTTGTGGATCCCCTGCGAGAGCAAGCACGTCCTCTGCGTTGGGGGGACGGAACGCGTGAGCACGCTCCGACACGACGACTCGAACTACGGCAGCGACTCCGGGGATCGCACGGTTGAGATCTACGCCCCCTACTGCATGTACGTGATGAAGCAGCCGCAGTTCCCGCAAGGAAAGGACGCGTCTACCGGGTGTGGAACGAGCTATTCGGCTCCGTTCGTCGCCGGCGTCGCCGCGCTCGTCAAGGCGGCCAACCCCTCGCTCGACCCGGTGACGATCCGTGACGTGGTCACGGCGACGGCACACCCGGGCGGCGTCCTGCCCGAGTTCGCGTATCCCGACGCGAAGCAGCGACGGATCGACGCCCTCACCGCCGTTGCCTCCGCCCTCGGCGTGACGATCGGCCCGCCGAAGGTCGCGATCACTGCGCCGGGCCCCAACTCCGCGTTCGGGGTCGCCGAATGGATCGACCTGCAAGCGAGCGCGACGGACTTCGCCAAACGCAGCCTGCCGGTGTCGTGGCACATCGACGGCGAACGCGATCCCAGGATCAAGAACAAGAAAGGTGCGGCGAGCATCGCGCCGCTGCCGGCCGGCACCCATACCGTCACCGCGTCCGCATCCGACATCCGCGGGGTGTCGGGCTCGGCGACGGTCACGATCAACGTGGTGGATCAACCGCCGGTCATGACGATCGTCGCCCCGGCCGTCGGCCTCAAGCCGTATTCCACGCAGGCGATCGCGCTGATCGGCTCGTCCGGCGACCCAGATACGAACCAGCCGCTGAGCGACGCCGAGGTATCGTGGCGCGTGACCCCGAAAGGCGGCGGCGGGGTGCTGTTCAGCGTGCAGGGTCACATCGCCGCGATCCCCGCGAACCACATCGCGCCCGGTCAATACACGATCGTCGTGACCGGGAACAACGGCGGACCCGCGGGGTCGGCCACACGCGCGCTGGAGGTGCTCGCCGTCCCGCCGGGAGAGCACGTCCCCAACGCCGTGATCGCGCGTCCGGGCGACGGCCAGACGTTCGACGAGGACGCCACGATCACGTTCCAAGGGAGCGGCTTGGATCAGGAGGATGGATCCATCTCCGGAACGCGGTTCCGATGGGTGGCCGTCAGCGACCAGGGGACGGTGAAGGTGCTCTGCAGGGGCAGCGCGTTCCCGGGCAGCGGTGGCGGCGGGGGCGGCTTCGCGATCGAGAAGAGTTGCAAGGAGTTCACGGCGAAGCTCGGGCTGGACTTCGATCCGGCGACGCCGGGGACGACGACGTGGAGCGTGACGCTGGAGGTCGCCGATTCCGCGGGGCTGATCGGCCGGCGGACGCACGCCGTCGTCGTCACATTCTCCGAGGGCTGACGCCCTCGTCTACTACAGCCTTACGCCTACCTGGTGCACCGACCCACTCGTCTGGCTTTGGTGGGTATGACGCTGGCTGGTGCCGACGGCGCGTGTTGGCCAGCTTCGAAGCTAGACCGGGCCATCTCCGGACCAGCGTGGCCACATTTTCTGCTATAGTAGCCACATCATGGAGGTGGGGATCCGCGAGCTTAAGAACGGCCTCAGCCGGTATCTCAAACGGGTGCAGAAGGGCGAGTCGGTTGTCGTGACCCAACACGGCCGGCCGGTTGCTCGGATCGTGCCGGTCGGGGTTTCCGAGCACCTCGAACAGTTGATGTCCGATGCCAGGGTGACATGGTCGGGCCGCAGGTTCCGGCCACCTTCGAACGCGCCGCGCCCCAAGCCGGGGCACCCCGTGTCGGACTATGTCGGCGAGGATCGCCGCTGAACGTCTACGCCGACTCCAGCGCACTCGTCAAAGCCTTCATCGATGAACCGGGTCGTGACGAGCTACTCGAGATTATTGCCGGCGCGACGGTCGTCGTAACAGCTCGCCTCGCCTATGTGGAGACGCGTGCTGCGTTTGCTCGCGCGGCGCGGGAGCGTCGTCTAACCCGTTCCGAAGTCCGTTCGGCCTCCCGGGCCTTCGATCAGCGCTGGACCCAGTTGGCCATTGTCGAGCTCGACGACGCGCTTGCGCGCGAGGCCGCTGCCCTGGCCGATACACATCCCGTGCGTGCTTCAGACGCGATCCACCTGGCTGCCGCCGTAGCCGTCGCCGCCGATGAGTCGCACAACGTCACGTTTGCGTGTTGGGATGCGCGCTTGTGGGATGAGGCGAGCAAAACCGGCTTCATCATGGGTCCCGTCGGGAGGCCGGCGTAGCGTCTTTCGACGTCGAGAAGCACAGCCACTCGCCGAGGATGCCGTTTCTCTCGACGCCCGCGCCCGGAAAAGGTCCGCGGCGTCGCGGCTGTGGTTTTAGTTGGGGAACCACGTACGAGAGTGCGAGTCACTTCTCCTCTCCTGCTGGATGGAGTGGCCCGGTCGGTCGGCTTCGGCCAGGTGGGCGTATGCGTCGGCCCATGCCTCTCGCTCGAACGCGGCTCGCCCCGATCGGCGCCCGTCATGCCGACAGTCTGGCACACGGTGAAGATCGGGAGCGAGCGATTGCGGTCTCAGGCGAAGAACGCTGCTGCTTCGGGACCACCAGCGCCGATCATCCACATCTCCGCGATGCGGCCATCCTCGAAACGGTAGATGAAAGCGTCGTATTGCTCGAGCGTCTTTCCGTCGCGACCGAAGACCGCGCGCTCCCACTCTGCGGCCCAGTCACCCTCAGCGATCGCGAATAGCTGGTCCAGCTTCAAGTCGCCCTTGGTGATCTCGAGCTGGGCACGCACCCAGTTCGCGAATCCGCTCGCGCCTCGGTGATCACCGACGCCGGCGAAGGTGCCGCGGACGTGCATCACCATGTCCTCGGTGAAGAGCAGTTCGAGCGTAGCGATGTCCCCATCGAGTCCTGCCTGGGTCATGCGGCTGATCGTCTTGACGTTCTGGTGCTCTGCCATGGTTCCCCTCCTCCGGGACGCGGGGGCGAGGCGATCGCTCACCCTTCGCTTTCGCCTGATCGAAGCGTCGCTCACTTCCTTGCAGTGGTCAGAACGACGTTGACGTCGTCGCTAACAGTCCCGTCGTCGTTCACGAATGATCGCGATCCGGACACGAAGTCGTGTTCCAACGCGGCGCGACGGGCGTCGTCTATCCCTGCGACGGCGGCGGCTAACGGAGTGCTGTGGACGTATTGCCAGAGGAACTCCGCCGCGCTGGGAAACTTCAACGTCAGTTTCTCGGAGCGAACCTCGACGTCGCGGAATCCGGCGCCGCTCGTCAACCTCTCGAGATCGTTGGGTTGGTGCAGAGAGAAGACGACCTTCATGAACGCGCCCGTTTCCGGATTCACATGGCGCGCGAGCGCCTGCTCGAGGGTGGCGAAGAGCGCGGGTGTCGGCCCAACCGTTGCAATGGCCAGCCGCCCGTTTGCAACGAGGACGCGCCACATCTCCCGGAGTGCCGCTGATCTGTCGGGGACGAATTGCAGCCCCAGGGAGCTGACCACCACATCGAACGACCCGTCTGGGAGAGGCAACGATTCGGCGTTCGCCTCGTGCCACTCGATCGACGCGCCCGGCGAAGGAACCGAGCGGGCGACCGCCAGCATGCCGGGATTGACATCGAGCCCGGTAACGGTACCGCCAGAGCCGACTCGCTCAGCTGCGAGCCGCGTCACGACGCCGGTGCCGCATGCGATGTCAAGCACACGCTCGTCTCGACGAAGCCCGGCTGCGTTGAGGCACGACGTCGCGAAGGGCGATCCGATCGCCGGGACGAAGTACCGCTCGTAATTCTCGGGCGCACTGCCGCCGTACCGGCTGAATGAAACTGCTTCCGACTGGCTCACTGTGCTCCCCTCCTCTGCTGGACCTTGTTT from Actinomycetota bacterium includes:
- a CDS encoding nuclear transport factor 2 family protein; its protein translation is MAEHQNVKTISRMTQAGLDGDIATLELLFTEDMVMHVRGTFAGVGDHRGASGFANWVRAQLEITKGDLKLDQLFAIAEGDWAAEWERAVFGRDGKTLEQYDAFIYRFEDGRIAEMWMIGAGGPEAAAFFA
- a CDS encoding type II toxin-antitoxin system VapC family toxin — translated: MVGPQVPATFERAAPQAGAPRVGLCRRGSPLNVYADSSALVKAFIDEPGRDELLEIIAGATVVVTARLAYVETRAAFARAARERRLTRSEVRSASRAFDQRWTQLAIVELDDALAREAAALADTHPVRASDAIHLAAAVAVAADESHNVTFACWDARLWDEASKTGFIMGPVGRPA
- a CDS encoding S8 family serine peptidase translates to MSTIVALVAAAGVSVVLIRREPARRAKPVSLRVDPALSPVTRMVEGLDDADPARPVGRIATADGIAGDLVRGELIVGVRDPAQLAGLLRRWNGRVVDRVDDAAPGDPVDHLVRVQPPAADLARAVRNLTKVDPELSGVLRASDAETLGLIAVAASESVEHGIEVSLNELSDAEAISNGTSNEAANLPGNAFDWFHFSSGGVHDVGVGAAWQLLEGYGKLGNKVRVMIADGGFNPNADFPLTRKLRKADWGDSNPMSCTGGNPCPWHGTQVTLVAMARHDNGYGIAGPAGPVAELVAYENYLERWTNLRRMKEVVREERPDVVNMSFTYRISLFKAASEAAADRHFKAMINAGAVLVAAAGNDGRNVDQETCGFGECGENTLWIPCESKHVLCVGGTERVSTLRHDDSNYGSDSGDRTVEIYAPYCMYVMKQPQFPQGKDASTGCGTSYSAPFVAGVAALVKAANPSLDPVTIRDVVTATAHPGGVLPEFAYPDAKQRRIDALTAVASALGVTIGPPKVAITAPGPNSAFGVAEWIDLQASATDFAKRSLPVSWHIDGERDPRIKNKKGAASIAPLPAGTHTVTASASDIRGVSGSATVTINVVDQPPVMTIVAPAVGLKPYSTQAIALIGSSGDPDTNQPLSDAEVSWRVTPKGGGGVLFSVQGHIAAIPANHIAPGQYTIVVTGNNGGPAGSATRALEVLAVPPGEHVPNAVIARPGDGQTFDEDATITFQGSGLDQEDGSISGTRFRWVAVSDQGTVKVLCRGSAFPGSGGGGGGFAIEKSCKEFTAKLGLDFDPATPGTTTWSVTLEVADSAGLIGRRTHAVVVTFSEG
- a CDS encoding TetR/AcrR family transcriptional regulator, translated to MPTRVRILDAAWELFLRQGFVGTTVTQIEAAAELSPGSGSFYRHFRSKQDVLRAVVDREVERIDAERDLGPELHETGGDVRAAFARDLRQRLDNLRRIQPLMILLGREREHLGASRENLGKLLVARNLQLRSRRLASWMEAGAIPSRDADALAAVVLYALTGYHLSQTFFGRSPGGLTAEAFVATLVDLVVGES
- a CDS encoding type II toxin-antitoxin system prevent-host-death family antitoxin, translated to MEVGIRELKNGLSRYLKRVQKGESVVVTQHGRPVARIVPVGVSEHLEQLMSDARVTWSGRRFRPPSNAPRPKPGHPVSDYVGEDRR
- a CDS encoding methyltransferase domain-containing protein; protein product: MSQSEAVSFSRYGGSAPENYERYFVPAIGSPFATSCLNAAGLRRDERVLDIACGTGVVTRLAAERVGSGGTVTGLDVNPGMLAVARSVPSPGASIEWHEANAESLPLPDGSFDVVVSSLGLQFVPDRSAALREMWRVLVANGRLAIATVGPTPALFATLEQALARHVNPETGAFMKVVFSLHQPNDLERLTSGAGFRDVEVRSEKLTLKFPSAAEFLWQYVHSTPLAAAVAGIDDARRAALEHDFVSGSRSFVNDDGTVSDDVNVVLTTARK